The Pygocentrus nattereri isolate fPygNat1 chromosome 4, fPygNat1.pri, whole genome shotgun sequence genome includes a window with the following:
- the tshr gene encoding thyrotropin receptor isoform X4 — MVYCFRGLFNTGLTMFPDLTRIHSEDPLFMLEITDNLYITEIPANAFQGITKDVLTVMLYSNGFTKIQHHAFNGTKLDAVYLHRNKHLTILEESMFAETISGPMLLDLSDSGVTSLPTSGLESIRELSARNVWALKKLPPVITFRHLISADLTYPSHCCAFKNLKKKKGFLEYIICNLTAMYDQHHKRSVGTHIVPALHGSVDQDIDTSDTLFMETHDHQDFHSNLNYHASFGVHPDHDMGFGDTLKNPQGDTSQDFDSRYDYIVCEDGEEVACSPAPDDFNPCEDIMGFSFLRVSVWFVSLLAVLGNLLVLFVLLTSHYKLSVSRFLMCHLAFADLCMGIYLLLIASVDLYTQSEYYNHAIYWQTGPGCTLAGFFSVFASELSVYTLTVITLERWHAINFAMRLDRKLRLSHACAIMVGGWFFCLLLALMPVLGVSSYQKVSICLPMDTHTLVDQIYILFVLVLNIVAFVVICACYFKIYCAVHNPNYTSASKDTNIAKRMAVLIFTDFLCMAPISFYAMSAVLDHPLITMSNSKILLVLFYPLNSCANPFLYAIFTKAFRGDVFILLSKVGLCQQQAQLFRGQTITSKASSGATSRREKERKSPEETALNVVEFSGHNYLSPTQQRQGQQEADLTFLRIV; from the exons atggtctactgcttcaG AGGTTTGTTCAACACTGGTCTCACCATGTTTCCTGACCTAACCAGGATCCACTCTGAAGATCCACTCTTTATGCT AGAAATTACTGATAATCTTTACATCACTGAAATTCCTGCCAATGCATTCCAAGGCATTACCAAGGATGTATTAACAGT GATGTTGTACAGTAATGGCTTTACCAAAATTCAACACCATGCCTTCAATGGAACAAAACTAGATGCTGT ATACCTCCACAGAAACAAGCATCTGACCATACTTGAAGAGAGCATGTTTGCAGAAACCATCAGTGGTCCAATGCTCCT TGATCTTTCAGACTCTGGCGTCACCTCCCTTCCAACAAGTGGCCTGGAGTCAATCCGGGAACTCAGTGCTCGGAATGTTTGGGCCCTCAAAAAGCTTCCTCCAGTCATAACcttcaggcatctgatcagtGCCGATCTGACCTATCCAAGTCATTGCTGTGCTTTCAAGAAtcttaagaaaaagaaagg GTTCCTGGAGTATATAATTTGTAACTTGACTGCCATGTACGACCAGCACCATAAGAGATCAGTAGGCACACACATAGTGCCAGCCCTTCATGGTAGTGTAGACCAAGACATCGACACTAGTGACACTCTGTTTATGGAGACCCATGACCATCAGGACTTCCACAGTAACCTAAATTACCATGCCTCTTTTGGTGTGCATCCTGACCATGACATGGGCTTTGGGGACACGCTGAAGAATCCACAGGGGGACACCAGCCAGGACTTTGACAGCCGCTATGACTATATTGTGTGTGAGGATGGAGAGGAGGTGGCATGCTCCCCAGCTCCTGATGACTTCAACCCATGCGAGGACATCATGGGCTTCAGTTTTTTGAGAGTATCTGTTTGGTTTGTCAGTCTGTTGGCTGTACTGGGGAACCTTTTGGTGCTCTTTGTGCTGCTCACTAGCCATTATAAACTCTCTGTCTCCCGATTTCTTATGTGCCACCTGGCCTTTGCTGATTTGTGCATGGGAATCTACCTACTTCTCATTGCCTCAGTGGACCTCTATACACAGTCGGAGTACTACAATCATGCTATTTACTGGCAGACAGGGCCAGGTTGCACCCTTGCTGGGTTCTTCTCTGTGTTTGCCAGTGAGTTATCAGTTTACACATTGACTGTTATCACTTTGGAGCGCTGGCATGCCATCAATTTTGCAATGCGCTTAGATCGTAAGTTACGATTGTCCCATGCCTGTGCCATCATGGTTGGTGGCTGGTTCTTCTGCCTCCTGCTGGCCCTCATGCCTGTGTTAGGGGTCAGCAGCTATCAGAAGGTCAGCATCTGCTTGCCCATGGACACCCATACCTTAGTGGACCAAATCTACATCCTCTTTGTGCTTGTCCTTAACATTGTGGCCTTTGTGGTCATCTGTGCCTGCTACTTCAAGATATACTGTGCTGTACACAACCCCAACTACACCTCAGCCAGCAAAGACACCAACATAGCCAAGCGCATGGCTGTACTAATTTTCACTGACTTTCTTTGCATGGCACCTATCTCTTTCTATGCCATGTCAGCTGTGCTGGACCATCCACTCATAACCATGTCCAACTCCAAGATCCTGCTGGTGCTATTCTACCCACTTAATTCCTGTGCTAATCCTTTCCTCTATGCCATCTTCACGAAAGCCTTTCGAGGCGATGTATTCATTCTGCTCAGCAAGGTTGGCCTCTGCCAGCAGCAGGCCCAACTATTTCGGGGCCAAACCATTACTTCCAAGGCAAGTAGTGGAGCCACAAGTAGGCGTGAGAAAGAACGGAAATCCCCTGAGGAAACAGCACTTAATGTAGTGGAGTTTTCAGGACACAACTATCTGTCACCCACCCAGCAGCGGCAGGGACAGCAAGAAGCAGACTTGACCTTTTTGCGCATTGTTTGA